One window of Athalia rosae chromosome 4, iyAthRosa1.1, whole genome shotgun sequence genomic DNA carries:
- the LOC105693780 gene encoding ras-related protein Ral-a isoform X1 produces MSKKPGATQALHKVIMVGSGGVGKSALTLQFMYDEFVEDYEPTKADSYRKKVVLDAEEVQIDILDTAGQEDYAAIRDNYFRSGEGFLCVFSITEDDSFQATQEFREQILRVKNDENIPFLLVGNKSDLQGKRKVSLAEAQARSQQWGVPYVETSAKTRENVDKVFFDLMREIRSRKIEDKSASNGRGKDRAKRKKKMCIIL; encoded by the exons ATGTCTAAGAAACCTGGGGCAACACAGGCCCTTCATAAGGTCATAATGGTGGGAAGTGGAGGTGTTGGAAAGTCTGCCCTCACACTACAGTTCATGTATGATGAA TTTGTCGAAGATTATGAGCCAACCAAAGCAGACTCATACAGAAAGAAGGTGGTATTGGATGCCGAAGAAGTACAAATAGATATTTTGGATACAGCTGGTCAAGAAGACTATGCAGCTATCAGAGATAACTATTTCCGTAGCGGCGAAGGCTTTCTATGCGTATTTTCTATTACTGAAGATGATAGTTTTCAAGCCACTCAAGAATTTAG AGAACAAATATTGCGGgtcaaaaatgacgaaaacatTCCTTTTCTACTGGTGGGAAACAAAAGTGATCTTcaaggaaaacgaaaagttAGTTTAGCTGAGGCGCAAGCTAGATCTCAACAGTGGGGAGTTCCCTACGTCGAAACTAGTgcaaaaacaagagaaaacgTTGACAag GTATTTTTCGACTTGATGCGTGAAATAAGGTCGCGCAAGATCGAAGATAAATCTGCAAGTAATGGCCGTGGAAAGGATCGCgccaagagaaagaaaaagatgtgCATTATTCTATAG
- the LOC105693780 gene encoding ras-related protein Ral-a isoform X2 has translation MSKKPGATQALHKVIMVGSGGVGKSALTLQFMYDEFVEDYEPTKADSYRKKVVLDAEEVQIDILDTAGQEDYAAIRDNYFRSGEGFLCVFSITEDDSFQATQEFREQILRVKNDENIPFLLVGNKSDLQGKRKVSLAEAQARSQQWGVPYVETSAKTRENVDKVFFDLMRAIAARKAQENQGEGGERKKKPSCCVLL, from the exons ATGTCTAAGAAACCTGGGGCAACACAGGCCCTTCATAAGGTCATAATGGTGGGAAGTGGAGGTGTTGGAAAGTCTGCCCTCACACTACAGTTCATGTATGATGAA TTTGTCGAAGATTATGAGCCAACCAAAGCAGACTCATACAGAAAGAAGGTGGTATTGGATGCCGAAGAAGTACAAATAGATATTTTGGATACAGCTGGTCAAGAAGACTATGCAGCTATCAGAGATAACTATTTCCGTAGCGGCGAAGGCTTTCTATGCGTATTTTCTATTACTGAAGATGATAGTTTTCAAGCCACTCAAGAATTTAG AGAACAAATATTGCGGgtcaaaaatgacgaaaacatTCCTTTTCTACTGGTGGGAAACAAAAGTGATCTTcaaggaaaacgaaaagttAGTTTAGCTGAGGCGCAAGCTAGATCTCAACAGTGGGGAGTTCCCTACGTCGAAACTAGTgcaaaaacaagagaaaacgTTGACAag gTATTCTTTGACTTGATGCGTGCTATAGCTGCGCGCAAGGCTCAAGAAAATCAGGGTGAGGGGGGTGAGCGAAAGAAGAAACCAAGTTGCTGCGTACTACTTTAA
- the LOC105693780 gene encoding ras-related protein Ral-a isoform X3, whose amino-acid sequence MSKKPGATQALHKVIMVGSGGVGKSALTLQFMYDEFVEDYEPTKADSYRKKVVLDAEEVQIDILDTAGQEDYAAIRDNYFRSGEGFLCVFSITEDDSFQATQEFREQILRVKNDENIPFLLVGNKSDLQGKRKVSLAEAQARSQQWGVPYVETSAKTRENVDKFNRIFILTYSLT is encoded by the exons ATGTCTAAGAAACCTGGGGCAACACAGGCCCTTCATAAGGTCATAATGGTGGGAAGTGGAGGTGTTGGAAAGTCTGCCCTCACACTACAGTTCATGTATGATGAA TTTGTCGAAGATTATGAGCCAACCAAAGCAGACTCATACAGAAAGAAGGTGGTATTGGATGCCGAAGAAGTACAAATAGATATTTTGGATACAGCTGGTCAAGAAGACTATGCAGCTATCAGAGATAACTATTTCCGTAGCGGCGAAGGCTTTCTATGCGTATTTTCTATTACTGAAGATGATAGTTTTCAAGCCACTCAAGAATTTAG AGAACAAATATTGCGGgtcaaaaatgacgaaaacatTCCTTTTCTACTGGTGGGAAACAAAAGTGATCTTcaaggaaaacgaaaagttAGTTTAGCTGAGGCGCAAGCTAGATCTCAACAGTGGGGAGTTCCCTACGTCGAAACTAGTgcaaaaacaagagaaaacgTTGACAag tTCAACAGGATCTTCATACTGAC gTATTCTTTGACTTGA
- the LOC105693778 gene encoding GATOR complex protein MIOS-B gives MGSVKLDVQWSSIHPNRFITWGTEICLYEVSQNRDTIRPSCIKISDTTVAHLLATNTNHHYVKCIDIYTQPEPDILLAVGQANGKVVLTTFGPTAFDSLGLTGKELAPRHARQCNAVAWNPVDPNLIVSGLDKHRTDHSILLWDVLKSPVGSHHHSNTQAESLRPIAEAGVSETCHSLAWFINEPRCLVVGINNKHLKIIDFRDSVKVVNLTPTKAVYSLSVDPHNDSHLVSHIENQILIWDTRYFEKPILTLPQSRQVTKVLWCPTRHNLLGSLQKDSGSLHLHDVQHCGLAGGEETEPGALERTVAPPWSSPTSFSWHPTHANRLLAISQQGLTDYTVFERITINWSTRSHLAWNHASKSFKYIYSADNLYKSLNDISMLTKNRAMLDYGLLPELSQNGDLAENDTLKNLWQWLYLSHSLVEDGTISSTENKHPGVRTVLKLDGQQNSNNGFTKSELVHRPWADIGSNHAAKIYRSVDREKALQLCGWRFDKETNALYNNAFLDRLEREGAYPRAAAISVFNLGLRQAIEILNRGADKMSIATNLNIVAMALSGFSEDRNSMWRELCLKSRSQLTDPYLRAMFAFLTADNESYENVLNENGMAVEDRVAFALMFLSDSKIHEYLKKLTQKLTDEGNLAGILITGASSEGIQLLNRYLEITGDVQSCSLIAIRVLTPKLLQDNQVQVWIASYRTLLDAWKMWNQRAHFDIAMRTSTNEKPPQQVYISCNFCGKSISAYMQGLSRARGPFARLGSTSNKLKMSSCPSCRKPLPRCAICLMHMGTASGLQTGGSTTNRGEDDSKLTEFSSWFTWCQTCRHGGHANHITHWFREHSECPVTSCTCRCFSLDASCKIGVGVL, from the exons ATGGGTAGCGTTAAGCTGGATGTACAATGGTCTTCGATACACCCGAATAGATTCATTACATGGGGCACAGAAATATGTCTCTACGAGGTATCGCAGAATAGAGATACCATTAGGCCTTCGT GTATAAAAATCTCTGATACAACAGTTGCTCATTTGCTGGCAACCAATACAAATCATCACTATGTAAAATGTATTGATATCTACACTCAGCCTGAGCCAGATATTTTACTAGCTGTTGGACAGGCCAATGGAAAAGTTGTGCTGACTACATTTGGACCAACAGCTTTTGATTCACTTGGGCTTACTGGCAAAGAACTTG CTCCTAGACATGCGAGGCAATGTAATGCTGTTGCATGGAATCCAGTAGACCCAAATTTGATAGTTTCTGGCTTAGATAAGCACAGAACAGACCATTCTATTTTGTTATGGGACGTATTAAAAAGTCCAGTGGGTTCCCATCATCACAGCAACACTCAGGCAGAATCTTTGCGACCAATAGCTGAGGCTGGAGTATCAGAAACTTGCCATTCCCTTGCTTGGTTTATTAATGAACCAAGATGTTTGGTTGTGGGGATAAATAACAAGCATTTGAAAATCATTGACTTTCGAG ATTCTGTAAAAGTGGTAAATCTGACGCCAACAAAAGCTGTATACAGTTTATCTGTGGATCCACACAACGATTCTCACCTAGTTTCGcatattgaaaatcaaatactCATTTGGGATACGCGTTATTTTGAGAAACCAATTTTGACATTACCGCAAAGCAGACAAGTAACCAAAGTATTATGGTGCCCGACAAGACACAATCTCCTAGGATCCCTACAAAAAGATTCAG GGTCCTTGCATCTACACGATGTTCAACATTGCGGACTTGCTGGAGGAGAAGAAACTGAACCTGGAGCTCTGGAGAGAACTGTGGCACCACCATGGTCTAGTCCGACTAGTTTTTCATGGCATCCAACGCATGCAAATAGATTATTGGCTATATCACAGCAAG GACTGACAGACTATACTGTCTTTGAAAGAATAACTATCAACTGGTCAACCAGATCGCATCTGGCATGGAATCACGCTTCGAAATCATTTAAATACATCTACAGTGCGGACAATCTTTATAAATCGTTGaacgatatatctatgctgaCAAAGAATCGAGCTATGCTAGACTATGGCCTCCTC CCCGAATTATCGCAAAATGGCGATTTGGCTGAGAATGATACACTGAAAAACTTATGGCAATGGTTATATCTCAGTCACTCCTTAGTCGAGGATGGGACTATTAGCAGTACGGAGAACAAGCATCCAGGTGTGAG AACTGTTTTGAAACTTGACGGACAGCAAAATTCTAATAACGGCTTTACAAAGTCTGAATTAGTACATCGACCATGGGCTGATATAGGATCAAATCATGCTGCCAAAATATACAG ATCTGTGGATCGGGAGAAAGCGCTTCAACTGTGCGGCTGGAGATTTGACAAGGAAACCAACGCCCTGTACAATAACGCCTTCTTAGATAGATTAGAAAGAGAAGGAGCCTATCCAAGAGCAGCGGCTATATCCGTTTTTAATCTCGGGCTAAGACAAGCCATAGAAATTCTAAATAGAGGAGCTGATAAAATGTCGATAGCAACTAATCTAAACATCGTTGCTATGGCTCTATCAGGTTTCTCTGAGGATAGAAACAGTATGTGGCGTGAGCTCTGTCTCAAGTCGAGATCACAACTGACTGATCCATATCTCAGGGCCATGTTTGCTTTTCTGactgctgacaatgagtcctACGAAAATGTTCTT aACGAGAATGGAATGGCTGTCGAGGACAGAGTAGCATTTGCTTTAATGTTTTTATCCGACAGTAAAATACATGAATATTTGAAGAAGTTAACGCAAAAATTGACTGACGAGGGTAATTTAGCCGGAATTTTGATTACTG GCGCCAGCTCGGAAGGTATACAGCTGCTGAATAGATACTTAGAAATAACTGGTGACGTACAAAGTTGCAGTTTAATCGCTATTCGGGTTTTGACACCAAAACTACTCCAGGATAATCAGGTTCAAGTCTGGATTGCAAG TTATAGAACACTTTTGGATGCCTGGAAAATGTGGAATCAACGGGCGCATTTCGACATCGCAATGAGAACGtcaacgaacgaaaaaccCCCACAACAAGTATACATATCGTGTAATTTCTGTGGAAAAAGTATCTCTGCTTACATGCAGGGCTTGAGTAGAGCCAGAGGACCATTTGCTAGGCTGGGGAGTACATCTAACAAACTAAAG ATGTCATCATGCCCAAGTTGTCGTAAACCATTGCCCCGTTGTGCAATCTGCTTGATGCACATGGGTACAGCTAGTGGCTTACAGACAGGAGGCAGCACAACGAATAGGGGCGAGGATGATAGTAAGTTGACGGAATTTAGTAGCTGGTTTACATGGTGTCAAACTTGTAGACATGGTGGCCATGCAAATCACATCACGCACTGGTTTAG agAACATTCTGAATGCCCTGTAACATCTTGCACATGCAGATGTTTTTCACTGGATGCATCGTGCAAAATTGGAGTTGGCGTTTTATAA
- the LOC105693785 gene encoding replication protein A 14 kDa subunit-like isoform X2 has translation MIKKRINGQLLAQHIGDQMILLGFVNKVNSNGTSLELKTSDNMLVTVDLQEPIDSCLEGYVEVHGTVQSKSTVSCNSFVQFPPEMTEEFEFCATCSQM, from the exons ATGATCAAAAAACGTATCAATGGACAGCTACTCGCCCAGCATATCGGCGATCAAATGATATTACTTGGCTTCGTTAACAAA GTAAATTCGAACGGAACTAGTTTGGAGTTGAAGACAAGCGACAACATGCTTGTAACCGTTGATTTACAGGAGCCAATCGATAGCTGCCTCGAGGGCTACGTTGAAGTCCATGGTACTGTCCAGTCAAAGTCAACTGTCTCCTGTAATAGTTTTGTGCAGTTTCCCCCCGAAATGACAGAAGAATTCG AATTTTGTGCCACTTGTTCACAGATGTAG
- the LOC105693779 gene encoding GATOR complex protein WDR24 isoform X1, whose product MTSKTVFITQEGPANALALNKDNTQVVIAGRNVFKIFTLLEERFEEVCNLRVGKNLNLNFSCNDVAWNLIDDHILATAATNGAVVVWNLNRPSRSKQEHVFIDHKRTVNKVSFHMTEPMWLISGSQDGTMKCFDLRVKEAAKTFYSNTESVRDVQFSPHQQYTFAAVSENGHVQQWDLRKPDRCFQHFTAHSGPIFACDWHPEASWLATASRDKTIKVWDISAKPTCEYTIHTIASVGRIKWRPQRKYHIASCALVVDCSINVWDIRRPYIPFASFNEHKDVPTGVAWRGDPQYFLSTSRDCTLYHHVFKDATRPASKANPQGIALNSKGDVAYACKISVNAPTTVKQLTSIMRKSSASNDTFCMASSMMHRFTETAPREPKWFKECAEGYLLSGRLNDICDHNAAVAISAGRNDISTVWSIMKTLYANPLGDMLKSSPNVSKEDTVNTLNLAQIAIGSTVDQSNTGHENDVKSLQGEAPGVISGGDDETETDETTENQNFIGPILPSYRRSLPGHKRQPKGDFFFGEGELEPIAMEYSPGYIQNLMNHENDWTLPKEAFPLRHEIQDRSPPPEQFPNHSPDMNDNDSGSVTVEDQPCELIVTAVPKPLFWDPTQLIEEALRHHAAILDIQTSASILIALGERRNSLNIEAATQEHWLLEYIDMLGRFKLWEIATQIIQLAWMPSVSQLNQQSTTIHACCTTCTKPLQRSAWLCDRCHTSTHALCSICHQVVRGAYAWCQGCAHGGHVVHMSEWFESNRQCPTGCGHVCEFT is encoded by the exons ATGACATCCAAGACAGTGTTCATAACTCAGGAAGGGCCAGCGAATGCCCTAGCTCTCAACAAAGACAATACCCAAGTTGTGATCGCTGGACGTAATG TGTTCAAGATTTTTACCCTTTTGGAAGAGAGGTTTGAAGAAGTTTGCAACCTGCGAGTTGGCAAGAATCTTAATCTAAACTTCTCTTGTAACGATGTTGCGTGGAACTTAATCGATG ATCACATATTGGCTACTGCAGCCACCAATGGAGCTGTTGTAGTATGGAATTTAAATCGTCCCTCACGTTCAAAACAAGAACATGTTTTCATAGACCACAAAAGAACAGTGAACAAAGTTAGCTTTCATATGACAGAGCCCATGTGGCTGATATCAGGCTCTCAAGATGGGACGATGAAATGCTTTGATCTGAGAGTCAAAGAAGCTGCAAAAACGTTCTATAG CAACACCGAATCTGTCAGAGATGTTCAATTTTCCCCGCATCAGCAATATACCTTTGCCGCTGTATCAGAAAATGGTCATGTCCAACAGTGGGATCTGAGGAAACCTGATCGATGCTTTCAGCATTTTACAGCTCACAGTGGGCCAATTTTTGCTTGTGATTGGCACCCTGAAGCATCTTGGCTAGCAACAGCCTCACGTGATAAAACGATCAAG GTCTGGGATATTTCTGCTAAGCCTACCTGCGAATATACTATTCATACAATAGCATCTGTTGGCCGTATAAAATGGCGACCTCAAAGAAAATACCATATTGCAAGCTGCGCCTTAGTCGTTGACTGTAGTATAAATGTATGGGATATCAGAAGGCCCTATATACCATTTGCAAGTTTTAACGAGCACAAAGATGTTCCTACTGGTGTAGCATGGAGAGGAGATCCACAATATTTCCTGTCAACCAGCAGG GACTGTACGTTATATCATCACGTATTCAAAGACGCCACTAGACCAGCAAGCAAAGCAAACCCTCAAGGTATTGCGCTTAATTCTAAAGGTGACGTCGCGTATGCTTGTAAAATTAGTGTTAATGCGCCGACCACTGTAAAACAATTGACTAGTATAATGAG GAAATCCTCTGCAAGTAACGATACCTTCTGCATGGCCTCTAGCATGATGCACAGATTCACAGAAACTGCACCGCGTGAACCCAAGTGGTTCAAAGAATGTGCTGAAGGATACTTACTCAGCGGAAGACTGAATGATATTTGTGACCATAATGCAGCTGTTGCCATTTCTGCGGGCAGAAATGAC ATAAGCACAGTGTGGAGTATTATGAAAACATTGTATGCAAATCCACTCGGTGACATGTTGAAATCGTCTCCAAATGTTTCTAAAGAGGATACTGTGAATACCCTAAATTTGGCTCAAATTGCCATCGGATCAACAGTTGATCAGTCTAATACAG GTCATGAAAATGATGTGAAATCTTTACAAGGAGAGGCACCTGGTGTGATAAGTGGTGGAGATGATGAAACTGAAACTGACGAAACaactgaaaatcaaaattttattggGCCTATACTACCCAG CTATCGGCGTTCGTTACCCGGGCACAAACGGCAACCGAAAGGGGATTTCTTTTTCGGAGAAGGAGAATTGGAGCCAATAGCGATGGAATATAGTCCCGGATACATACAGAACCTTATGAATCACGAAAACGATTGGACATTACCTAAGGAAGCATTCCCTTTACGACACGAAATACAGGACAGATCTCCACCTCCTGAACAATTTCCAAATCATTCTCCGGATATGAATGACAACGACTCAGGATCTGTCACAGTAGAAGATCAACCTTGCGAATTAATAGTGACAGCTGTTCCTAAACCGTTATTTTGGGACCCCACACAACTGATTGAAGAAGCTCTGAGGCACCATGCAGCAATTTTAGATATTCAAACTTCTGCATCGATACTCATTGCTCTTGGAGAAAGGCGGAATAGTTTGAACATTGAGGCAGCCACTCAAGAGCACTGGCTATTAGAGTATATCGACATGCTGGGGAGATTTAAATTATGGGAAATCGCCACTCAA ATTATACAATTGGCCTGGATGCCGTCTGTTTCTCAATTGAATCAACAGTCAACCACGATACATGCCTGCTGCACAACGTGTACAAAGCCATTGCAAAGGTCTGCGTGGCTTTGCGATCGATGTCATACATCAACACACGCTCTTTGTTCAATTTGTCACCAA GTTGTACGCGGTGCTTACGCGTGGTGTCAAGGCTGTGCCCACGGGGGACATGTGGTTCACATGAGTGAGTGGTTCGAAAGTAATCGCCAATGTCCAACAGGCTGTGGTCACGTATGTGAATTTACTTAA
- the LOC105693785 gene encoding replication protein A 14 kDa subunit-like isoform X1, with protein sequence MIKKRINGQLLAQHIGDQMILLGFVNKVNSNGTSLELKTSDNMLVTVDLQEPIDSCLEGYVEVHGTVQSKSTVSCNSFVQFPPEMTEEFDVGQYDELIMLSNTLGTNKWRLSEKHTIL encoded by the exons ATGATCAAAAAACGTATCAATGGACAGCTACTCGCCCAGCATATCGGCGATCAAATGATATTACTTGGCTTCGTTAACAAA GTAAATTCGAACGGAACTAGTTTGGAGTTGAAGACAAGCGACAACATGCTTGTAACCGTTGATTTACAGGAGCCAATCGATAGCTGCCTCGAGGGCTACGTTGAAGTCCATGGTACTGTCCAGTCAAAGTCAACTGTCTCCTGTAATAGTTTTGTGCAGTTTCCCCCCGAAATGACAGAAGAATTCG ATGTAGGACAATATGACGAACTCATCATGCTTTCCAACACATTGGGAACTAACAAGTGGAGATTGTCTGAAAAACATACCATTTTGTAA
- the LOC105693779 gene encoding GATOR complex protein WDR24 isoform X2, protein MTSKTVFITQEGPANALALNKDNTQVVIAGRNVFKIFTLLEERFEEVCNLRVGKNLNLNFSCNDVAWNLIDDHILATAATNGAVVVWNLNRPSRSKQEHVFIDHKRTVNKVSFHMTEPMWLISGSQDGTMKCFDLRVKEAAKTFYSNTESVRDVQFSPHQQYTFAAVSENGHVQQWDLRKPDRCFQHFTAHSGPIFACDWHPEASWLATASRDKTIKVWDISAKPTCEYTIHTIASVGRIKWRPQRKYHIASCALVVDCSINVWDIRRPYIPFASFNEHKDVPTGVAWRGDPQYFLSTSRDCTLYHHVFKDATRPASKANPQGIALNSKGDVAYACKISVNAPTTVKQLTSIMRKSSASNDTFCMASSMMHRFTETAPREPKWFKECAEGYLLSGRLNDICDHNAAVAISAGRNDISTVWSIMKTLYANPLGDMLKSSPNVSKEDTVNTLNLAQIAIGSTVDQSNTGHENDVKSLQGEAPGVISGGDDETETDETTENQNFIGPILPSYRRSLPGHKRQPKGDFFFGEGELEPIAMEYSPGYIQNLMNHENDWTLPKEAFPLRHEIQDRSPPPEQFPNHSPDMNDNDSGSVTVEDQPCELIVTAVPKPLFWDPTQLIEEALRHHAAILDIQTSASILIALGERRNSLNIEAATQEHWLLEYIDMLGRFKLWEIATQIIQLAWMPSVSQLNQQSTTIHACCTTCTKPLQRSAWLCDRCHTSTHALCSICHQVVRGAYAWCQGCAHGGHVVHMSEWFESNRQCPTGCGHV, encoded by the exons ATGACATCCAAGACAGTGTTCATAACTCAGGAAGGGCCAGCGAATGCCCTAGCTCTCAACAAAGACAATACCCAAGTTGTGATCGCTGGACGTAATG TGTTCAAGATTTTTACCCTTTTGGAAGAGAGGTTTGAAGAAGTTTGCAACCTGCGAGTTGGCAAGAATCTTAATCTAAACTTCTCTTGTAACGATGTTGCGTGGAACTTAATCGATG ATCACATATTGGCTACTGCAGCCACCAATGGAGCTGTTGTAGTATGGAATTTAAATCGTCCCTCACGTTCAAAACAAGAACATGTTTTCATAGACCACAAAAGAACAGTGAACAAAGTTAGCTTTCATATGACAGAGCCCATGTGGCTGATATCAGGCTCTCAAGATGGGACGATGAAATGCTTTGATCTGAGAGTCAAAGAAGCTGCAAAAACGTTCTATAG CAACACCGAATCTGTCAGAGATGTTCAATTTTCCCCGCATCAGCAATATACCTTTGCCGCTGTATCAGAAAATGGTCATGTCCAACAGTGGGATCTGAGGAAACCTGATCGATGCTTTCAGCATTTTACAGCTCACAGTGGGCCAATTTTTGCTTGTGATTGGCACCCTGAAGCATCTTGGCTAGCAACAGCCTCACGTGATAAAACGATCAAG GTCTGGGATATTTCTGCTAAGCCTACCTGCGAATATACTATTCATACAATAGCATCTGTTGGCCGTATAAAATGGCGACCTCAAAGAAAATACCATATTGCAAGCTGCGCCTTAGTCGTTGACTGTAGTATAAATGTATGGGATATCAGAAGGCCCTATATACCATTTGCAAGTTTTAACGAGCACAAAGATGTTCCTACTGGTGTAGCATGGAGAGGAGATCCACAATATTTCCTGTCAACCAGCAGG GACTGTACGTTATATCATCACGTATTCAAAGACGCCACTAGACCAGCAAGCAAAGCAAACCCTCAAGGTATTGCGCTTAATTCTAAAGGTGACGTCGCGTATGCTTGTAAAATTAGTGTTAATGCGCCGACCACTGTAAAACAATTGACTAGTATAATGAG GAAATCCTCTGCAAGTAACGATACCTTCTGCATGGCCTCTAGCATGATGCACAGATTCACAGAAACTGCACCGCGTGAACCCAAGTGGTTCAAAGAATGTGCTGAAGGATACTTACTCAGCGGAAGACTGAATGATATTTGTGACCATAATGCAGCTGTTGCCATTTCTGCGGGCAGAAATGAC ATAAGCACAGTGTGGAGTATTATGAAAACATTGTATGCAAATCCACTCGGTGACATGTTGAAATCGTCTCCAAATGTTTCTAAAGAGGATACTGTGAATACCCTAAATTTGGCTCAAATTGCCATCGGATCAACAGTTGATCAGTCTAATACAG GTCATGAAAATGATGTGAAATCTTTACAAGGAGAGGCACCTGGTGTGATAAGTGGTGGAGATGATGAAACTGAAACTGACGAAACaactgaaaatcaaaattttattggGCCTATACTACCCAG CTATCGGCGTTCGTTACCCGGGCACAAACGGCAACCGAAAGGGGATTTCTTTTTCGGAGAAGGAGAATTGGAGCCAATAGCGATGGAATATAGTCCCGGATACATACAGAACCTTATGAATCACGAAAACGATTGGACATTACCTAAGGAAGCATTCCCTTTACGACACGAAATACAGGACAGATCTCCACCTCCTGAACAATTTCCAAATCATTCTCCGGATATGAATGACAACGACTCAGGATCTGTCACAGTAGAAGATCAACCTTGCGAATTAATAGTGACAGCTGTTCCTAAACCGTTATTTTGGGACCCCACACAACTGATTGAAGAAGCTCTGAGGCACCATGCAGCAATTTTAGATATTCAAACTTCTGCATCGATACTCATTGCTCTTGGAGAAAGGCGGAATAGTTTGAACATTGAGGCAGCCACTCAAGAGCACTGGCTATTAGAGTATATCGACATGCTGGGGAGATTTAAATTATGGGAAATCGCCACTCAA ATTATACAATTGGCCTGGATGCCGTCTGTTTCTCAATTGAATCAACAGTCAACCACGATACATGCCTGCTGCACAACGTGTACAAAGCCATTGCAAAGGTCTGCGTGGCTTTGCGATCGATGTCATACATCAACACACGCTCTTTGTTCAATTTGTCACCAA GTTGTACGCGGTGCTTACGCGTGGTGTCAAGGCTGTGCCCACGGGGGACATGTGGTTCACATGAGTGAGTGGTTCGAAAGTAATCGCCAATGTCCAACAGGCTGTGGTCAC GTATAG
- the LOC105693782 gene encoding transmembrane protein 222: MKDSLNQSLPASNDSSTMDLIVDPPRRRFPCCIVWTPIPLLTYFFPFIGHMGIATSTGVIRDFAGPYYVSEDNMAFGKPTKYWQLHYNKAKGGAQGWDSAVGEASDIYKTRMHNLCCDNCHSHVATALNLMSYDNSRQWNMVKLAALMLVHGKYVSFCAVLKTWLPFIIIVSIFICLYVFI, translated from the exons ATGAAAGATTCATTGAATCAGTCATTGCCAGCGTCCAATGATTCTTCAACAATGGATCTGATCGTCGATCCTCCCAGGAGAAGATTTCCATGTTGCATCGTTTGGACGCCAATACCCCTTTTGAC atatttttttccatttattggGCACATGGGAATCGCAACATCGACAGGAGTTATAAGAGATTTTGCCGGGCCATACTATGTGTCAGAGGATAATATGGCATTTGGAAAACCAACAAAGTATTGGCAGTTACACTACAATAAGGCAAAAGGTGGTGCGCAAGGATGGGATTCTGCTGTAGGCGAAGCAAGTGATATATACAAAACACGAATG CACAATTTATGCTGCGACAATTGTCACTCTCATGTTGCAACTGCGTTGAACTTGATGTCGTACGACAATTCGAGACAATGGAATATGGTTAAACTTGCCGCATTGATGCTTGTTCATGGAAAATATGTTAG TTTTTGTGCTGTTCTGAAGACTTGGCTGCCGTTCATCATTATTGTCAGCATATTTATCTGtctttatgtatttatttga
- the LOC105693784 gene encoding prefoldin subunit 1 yields MAKAQDQELRKAFTELQQKIIDTTQKLRLADVQIESLKRTKQHADLTVKEVASLPPNTKTYESVGRMFLLDDVATIKEGLEKRMKNADEKIKTLENNKLFLEQSLKDNTNNVREMVQQRQSHESSD; encoded by the coding sequence atGGCAAAAGCACAGGACCAAGAGCTCAGAAAGGCTTTCACCGAGttacaacaaaaaataattgatacaaCGCAAAAGTTGAGGCTAGCGGATGTGCAGATTGAATCTCTAAAACGCACAAAACAGCATGCCGATCTTACGGTGAAGGAGGTAGCCTCACTTCCACCGAATACTAAAACTTATGAAAGCGTGGGCAGGATGTTCCTACTCGACGATGTCGCAACCATAAAAGAAGGACtcgaaaaacgaatgaaaaatgctgATGAAAAGATCAAAACTTTGGAAAACAACAAGTTATTCTTGGAACAAAGTCTCAAAGATAACACAAACAATGTTAGGGAAATGGTCCAGCAACGACAAAGCCACGAGTCTTCAGATTAA